CAGGTCGGCGATGAGGTCCTTGTCCGCGTCGTAGGAAAGGGTGCAGCGCGTTACGCCTCGCTCCCCACCGTCGTGGAAGGTAACGTCCAAGAGATTGTCCACCCCCTTCAAGCGCTGCTCCACCTCCTTACGCGGCGCTTTCACCGCCAAGGAGAGCGAGGTGCGCGTGGCAAGCTTGTTCCGCAGCTCCTCGAAATTGCCGTCGGCCACCAGTCTGCCCTGGTTAATCACCAACACGCGATCTGCGACCGTGGCCACCTCCGGCAAGATGTGCGTGCTGAGGATAATCGTCTTGTCGTGCGCCAGCTGCTTGATGAGGTTACGGATGCCGATGATTTGCAGCGGGTCAAGACCCGAGGTGGGCTCGTCCAGAATCAACACCTCCGGGTCGTGGATAAGTGCTTGGGCAAGGCAAGTGCGCTGGCGGAAACCTTTCGACAGTACGCCGATCTTGCGCTTGAGTACCGGCTCCAGGCCACACGCCTCGACTACCCACGCCATGCGCTCGTTTAGCTTGCCATTCAGGTGCCTCGCCTCGCCAATGAAGCGGAGGTACTCGGAGACTAACATGTCCGCGTACAGCGGCACCGTCTCCGGCAGGTACCCGATGATGCGACGCACATCGTAGGGGTTCTCCAGCACGTCGTAGCCCCCGACCCGTGCCGTCCCCGAGGTGGGGGCCGTGTAGGTGGTGATAATCTTCATTGCCGTCGTCTTTCCGGCACCGTTGGGCCCCACAAAACCCACGATCTCACCCTTCTTGATCGTGCAGGTCACATCCTCGAGGGCAGTGGTCAAGCCGTACCGCTTGGTGAGGTTCTGCAGTTCGATCATGGCTATCCCTCTGTTTTGACCTCCACTATGCCGACTCAAAACTCAATTCGCCGAATTGAACGAGCAAAAAGCCCTTGGAGTTCCGGCGAAATCCACATACATTTGCGCGGTGGCTTATTTACAAAATTTCCGCCTTTTCGTCAACCGAAAAGTGCGGTATGAGGAAAGAACCGGCGGGGGTGTTGGAGGCAAAAGGTAGCTTCCGCTGCGCGGCGATGGCCATTCACGCATCACGGACAATGCCGCTGGCGAGTCTCCATCGTGCGTGCATAAACGAGGACGAGCCCAGGTCGGCCTGCGTTGCCTCAATTTCGCAAGAAAGGCTGCGCCATCATGCTCCAGCGGCAAGAGCACCGCGCGACACTCGTCCTCTTGGCCCCGGTGGCCCCTGCCGGTCTCGTGGTGCGCCAAGGCGCAAGGCAGCCCCATCAGTCTGAGGCCACTCATGCCGAGAACGACTCTGCACATCCAAAAAGTCTCATGGGCACCCATCGCCCTTAAGTGTGCGACCCAGCCGACCGGCGTCCGGTGCGCTGTCCTGAGCTTGCTCCTTTGGGCGCTTTTGCCTTGCAGGGGCGCCGCACAGAGTTTTAGCACCGCTGGCAAGGTCGTCGGCTTTGAAACGGGCGCCACGATCTCCCTCGGCGCTTACAAGGCATACGCTAGCGCTTTCGTGAATCTTGCCCGAAGACAGGGGACACCGGTGTTCCTGACTGGAAATGAGGGGCGCATCTACGCCTATTTGGGTAGGCGACTCTTTTCCCCAAAGTACCTGTTGGTGCAGGCCACGCTCTACCCGCTGGCCACCCTCAGCAGCTATGTGGAGACCTACCATCCACGGCAGTTCGATCGCCTTGAAGTGGCAGGTTTCAACGTCCTGCGTTCCCTCGGCTCTGGCAGCGAAGAACCGTACGCGCTTTCCCTGCTTGTTGGCAACATCGCGTTCCTCGGCTATTACGAGCCCACGGAGGGCACCGCGCGGGTTCGCCAGGCGGGTTCGGCACTCGCTGGCCTTTTGCTCTCCACCGGCCACTGGCACATTCACGACAACATCCGCGTGGCGGACCGCTGGTGGCAGGTGGAGCTGATCCTCACAGGCACCTCAAGCCGCCCCGGGGTCGAGGAGTTGGAATGGAACTTCCGCGGTGGGGTGAAGCTTCACAGCAACCAGCTTGCGCCAGACGTTGTCGCCTTTACGCTTTTTCGCGACGACGTCCAG
This genomic stretch from Calditrichota bacterium harbors:
- a CDS encoding ATP-binding cassette domain-containing protein: MIELQNLTKRYGLTTALEDVTCTIKKGEIVGFVGPNGAGKTTAMKIITTYTAPTSGTARVGGYDVLENPYDVRRIIGYLPETVPLYADMLVSEYLRFIGEARHLNGKLNERMAWVVEACGLEPVLKRKIGVLSKGFRQRTCLAQALIHDPEVLILDEPTSGLDPLQIIGIRNLIKQLAHDKTIILSTHILPEVATVADRVLVINQGRLVADGNFEELRNKLATRTSLSLAVKAPRKEVEQRLKGVDNLLDVTFHDGGERGVTRCTLSYDADKDLIADLNRVIREAQWDILEFHPEKLSLEDSFILLTQGGGAEERAEQPGKQAQA